Genomic segment of Arctopsyche grandis isolate Sample6627 chromosome 11, ASM5162203v2, whole genome shotgun sequence:
ACGATTTTTTGttccattttcaattttaaaggaGCATGAATTCCTTGGACTCTCTGAAGCATGTGGAAATTCAACTGCTGTTGACTTTTCATGTACtggaaaaataatcaaaataaatctaCAGATTATACAGACTGGAACCTAACATCATGACTACTTTGATTGATAACTACACCTTCTGAATATCATTAGTACGATATAATAACTAAATCAAAAAGTATTGTATGGGATCGGGATCAAGGATCCGGATGGAGTATACAGTATTTACTTTTGATACTAAGAGTTTTGACCACTCATTCGAGTGTTCCAGGTATCTCAACTTCAGTGCGGTCTGACTTGGTATACTATTACTGCCGTTGCCCGTTCCATAGTTAATTAGaagttataaatattgaaaaagtgtCGGTTGGCTTACGTTCGATTCGGAAGCTTCTAGCGGGTGAGCGTGAGACAATTTGTGCTTATTAGAAGGGATGCCGTAAGTCATGCGGTCAGGCAACTCCAACTCGCCGCTGATCTGCTCCGAGTTCGACTTCAGAGACGGTTCCATATCCTGAAGAAAACGCATCACGTTAGTTAACACGCGTATTTAATGTtaaatcgatatatatatattaaaagacGAACCATTTTAGACGAGAATGACAGCGCTGGAGCGAAGAGTAGCGGACGATAAACGACAAGCGACAGTGACACCGCTCTTTGCGTTTGGCCGTAACGTCTCTCAGTACGTCctaataaaatatgcaaaacaATTATTCATTTTCGATTTtaagttattataaatttaaattaatgcaGTATGACActacaaaaatcaaatatttgaggtaaaaatttaatcacaaatataatatgcatgATGAGAATGAATGATCAAATAAGGCAGGGCCAGAGAAAAGCATGTTCGGTGCGTTCCTACGAACCCGGCTCACGCTTGAAGACAGTGCCAGCCTTACaccgggtctacctcacgggcccgaatgtgaaacgcccgaaaacgcaaataccggaaggcaaagatcgaaaatcgaaagatcttaagtcgaaagataaaaaagggtctctccccccgtcgtacatcctcacttaatttgcgcgagcaggatacaacaggaacaagaggaacagacttttcctcccgtattctgcgcgcgcacattaaacaaggctgtatgacaaaaagagagataatttcaccgcatgccaatttacacatatattatataatggccacctttatgtatatttacatatatagtggccactttatacatatataatggccACCTTTATATATAcactttatgtatatataatggcCACCGCattctatatacatagtaccgtttacaatgcacccttttttttatctttcgacttaagatctttcgatttttgatctttgccttccgatatttgcgttttcgggcgtttcactttcggtctcgtgaggtagacccccttACACCATATGGCATCGTtaacactaccgatatctacacccgatccacccaatatttaggaattttccatatccagttcccatgtTGCAAcccgtggttgctatttaggaactggttatggaaaaattcctaaatatcgggtggatcgggtgtagatatcggtagtgtaaacATAGCCTATGGCGCCCTTGGGCAATTTTTaggtttgctgcaaatgattacaaaccacccggctgcatgctgatttcgattgcattttaactgtttgaatttcagcatgtacgaaacaagagatattcatggggttgcgcagatgacatttcgatgtacattgatgattggcaatacttaaaattgagttggatctttctggcaagtttaaaatggcaaaaaccGAGACAAAACTATGAAATGATCATGCAGCGAAATGAGTATGCGCCCGCTTGGTTTACAATCGTTTGCAGCGcagggcaattttttctaagcgcccctagaattttttaaaaaaaatgggttaCTATCCTCTTTTTCCGGACTTGGGACCGGCAGGAAAGTAGTTAACAAGATTTCTCAACCCCAGgtggagttaaaaataaataaataaaatgataattcaGAAGTGAACTTTTCAAACCATTCTTTCAACAAAATCTATAATTAAAgctgaaaaatcaagattttcaacgatatcattttcagtagatagagtttcaaaactgGAAAGTCTATTTTGTGAAATTGTAGACCGGAGATAAGTTTTATTGATCAACATTCGAATATGGGAAAACCAAATACCTGGTCGTGTATATGAATCTTTGGGCTATATCTAAGAGTAATCAAATGCAGGTCTGAGGTCACGTCATGTCTGTTTATTATGTTATTGTCTGGCCTTCTTTGACGTAACTTTTCGAGCAGATTGTCCTTCGAGTTTTCTAACCAGACTGAAATCTGTGTCTGATCATTTCATAATTCGTATTGATGATCGTCAAGATCGCATAGACCTGTTCAGTTCTGTTGTAATTCAGAGATGTCGTGATGAGAAAATGGAGTTTTTTCCATACGATGTAAAAGAATTGTTCAAGCAGATTGAAAGCAAACCGAATCTCTGGAATAGATCAGCTCACGAATATAGAAATAAAGAGGCCAGAGAACATGACTGGAAGGCTATTTATACCCACTTTGAACCAAATTTTGACAAGATGAACCGACTAGATCAAAAAGAAATAGGTATGAGCAAAATTTTATCGCAAATACCCGACCCCAGATACGATACTTCATccagtatacatattttaatcttATGTTATAGGTGAATGTATAATGACAAAATGGAATTACATTAGAGCAAGTTTCATGAGAACTGTTAAACACGGCCCACCGACAAGACGTCCCTATGTATACTacgatcatttaaaatttttgttaaagAGTGATGTTAAGGCTATCGATGCCCCACATCTGGACAATAATGACGATACACTCGAGCAAATAccggaaaaaaagctcaaagtTAGCCCGTTTTTAGATGAAGACACAGAAATTTTTTAGATGATAGCAGACTCGGACGACTCGTGCGATGTTAAATCGAGTGAACATTCTATAAGTGAAGATGcgagtaaaattgaaaattgtagtgTGTCCGAAGAAAAGCTGCCAGAAGATTGCCAAGCGAACGTAAAATCCAATGTATATGAAGTGCCGATAGAAAATGGTGGAAATTCACGAGACGAAGAAGAATCTTTCTTTTATTCTATTCTTCCGTTCATTCGGAAACTGTCTGATGatgacaaattcaattttcgAATGGACGTCATGacattgttgaaaaaatatagaaaCAGTCATTGACTTTCTATTGGACTATACGTAACtgtaatcataaaaatataattgttaattaatttttattgtattttatatatttatgtaaacatCATGATAATATATggtgataattttataaaaaaattttaactcaCTATAAATTTCGCATGTTTGTAACATGCCTTTTTATTTCACAAGTCATCACTTACAACAAGTTATTATGGATTattgcttacaattatttatttttttattaaattttttatataggggttttttttactttaagagAATCtgactaaaaaataattatctcaatcgaaaaactattatatcaattattaaaaaaaattaagattttttatgaTGGTGATTTTATCGTCGGGTCCGAGTCTCCTGAAAATGAAAggatttacaaatataaaactagtgttttattctttatttggattaaccctttgcccgcggcaacaaatatagcgaacaagccctgtacgcggcacctttttcgcgaatttggcaatcgagttttcgaccttaaatacagattttaatatttactcaagcaaccagatatgttaattaacacaaagtattattttaaacaataaaatacataatatatctcgtagttttggattaattgtcaaataatcattcttcataattgtatgaagacgtgacgtcacataaacgaggtttcagtatggttccataaaaaacaaatttttgactggtatatattcattttaagcaaattgaatagatggcattcaactcagtaatatattcaaccaattttgaaccttaaaacagttgaaataggcgcatataagcctcaaaatcctgtgcaaagttcagaaattctatgaaaGACAGCcacgctacagacttgtcgcccaaagcttccatagaagacggccgtgGGCTAACGGTTAATATCTTGGAAGTGATCaccctaaaaaataatttaattgttctAACAAAAAGTGAAAGAAAGAAAAGAACTATAGGGGTGGCAACCCTAACAAGAAGTGAGTTCTAtcgcttttttttaaaaaccctgattgtatattttcaaacgtAAATAAAACACCACGTTTGCTAGTCATGATTCAACCATGAATATTTTGTTTGGCATATAGTGATTTCTGCAGTGCTTTAATTTTTTCtaatgatttttcaattttttctaaTGGTTACATTTAACAGATTTACTATCGAAGTGCggctattattaataatatgtaattgattcagatatatttttgttattttgattattataataacCAATTTAAtacaactgtaacatatgtatatttttcatctgGCAAACATACAGTAAACAAAAATTGTGTTGTAGCAACCAAATTTACGTTGATTGATCAATTTTTTCTTCGGTGAATTTCTCagacattttaattataaattttactatGCAAAATGAATATGACAATCTAAAAAGTGgcttaattaattttacttaCTTTGCAAAATTAAATGAGGTAGGTAGGCAAATAAACATAAATGGCATTTCTAATAAACACACATTGAATAATTTCTATAACTATTAAGGCTGAGATAAAAGAAGGATGTTCCATAggaaaaataaaagtttatacACCACATGAAACAATTTTGGGAGACGGTATAGGACTTTTCAATTTCGCTTATTTTGTCCTTTCTGGACAATGTTGCCTGATAGAGACGATACATTTAACAGACAGAAAGGTGTCTATTACAATTTTATCATTTGAAGttaatatatgaaaatgaaattcaaacccaatataacatatacatatgtaactatgtgAATTTTGTACTACTTTCAGAAAACTATCATTTGCAATGCTTCAATTAAGAGCTCAGATATTGTAAAAGTTGCTGGAGATAATTATCAAGAATCATCTGCTGTTAAAACTCATTTCATGCAAATATGTTTGATAAACACAGGCGGATGTTTTAATTTAGAACAATTAGCAGACAATAGAATAATAATTGCTGTGGACAAAGTTATGTGTATGCTCTTACCTAAATATTGGTTATGGCAAaagaattattcaaatatttggggAAGAGTGAAACATTTTTTAGAGAAAAAAATTCCTACAACTGAAGAAGCTCGCGAAAGATTTCAAAAGAATAGATCTTgggagaaatataaaaaagaaattgtcaaaaaaattgTGGAACACAAAAAAGCGAAAAACTATACCTCAATTCATGATGTTCCATATTCTATCAAAATGAATAAATGccttttataataattcaactGTTCTGGTCtgctataaataaaacataattgtatattttattcaaatttaaataaaataataatttaaagtaaagtaaaaacaaataaaacaatatgcAATTGAATTACATAAATATCACCAGTGTATTCCAGTATCATTTACACAAACAAATTAcaagttatatttaatttttcattgcaatatacatacatatatgtatgtatgttatatgtacatatgtactttgcatAATTTGTATTATGTTGTAATCATTTgcgatttcttttttttcaatgttataCTTTAACAAACAATAGTAAATGAgatcaattttataaacattgaaataagcaactttaatttatatacatttgtaggAATCTAGTACAaattgtgctattacgaatcaaaacctgtGATCTCATACATATCACACCAATCATCGTCGCTCCCGtaaaaacatgcataactcaagggcaacgtccccttcgaccattccagaagaaagagttcatcgctcgatcgtaaaacgaacgaaacctaacagtgatgtcatcaggaaaCTTTAACACTTGTCCTAAAAAGTCGTTTACGCGTGGGATATGACCCCATTCTCAaatgaacgacgtcctggcgctgaccccatagctattaaccacacgtgtaccgaagacaaatgtatatatatatatatatatatatatatatatatatatatatatatatatatatatatatatatgtgtgtgtagaaaaatacatacatatttgtacattataGTCCTATTTACATCTGGTGAACACAAACTGAATTTGCACTTGCACCAGGTTGCCcattcagatatacatatgtatctagtaTATCAGCGAGTACAGTActcctatgtatgtactatctatctatctacctGATATATTTCAAATCATTTCACTCGTCCTAACACTAGGACGAGTACTGTACTGTTCTATTAGCTTTTAAGTGGGATTTGAAAAACTAGTTTCGCATAATTTATCACTATTTCCATCCACGTTTGGCAATCCGGACTTTGATACAGTACCAGAATCTGATCTAGGCCTCTGAATCTGATTTTGGTTCGTAAGCATAGGAATCCACTCGTTATAATGGTCACCAGACTCACTGTTGATTTGtgagaaattaaatatttgagatCTCTTGTTGATGACACCGTTTTTCGATGGACTCTTGCACAAATATTCTTCAGCATCTAAAATGTATTATAGACGAATACAAATTAgaattatgtaattataaatctgcaaatacatatgtatttataatttttgtattcatatCGCACTGGTAGTAGTTTCGCCTAATTCGTCAATATTTCCATCCAAATTTGGTGATCTGGACCCTGATACAATACCGGAATCTGATCTAAGTCTCTGAATCTGATTTCGGTTCATAGACATAGAAACCCACTCACTATCATTATCagacttattatttatttgtgagAAGTTAAATATTTGAGATCCCTTGTTGATGGTTTCCTCTGGGCTCAGGCACAAATATCCTTCCGCATCTAAAATAGTTATGCAAATATAAATCCACAAatgtatgtgtttttaattTTCGCATTTATATCTCACCGGTATCATCTGTTGACATGGGATTTATTCTAGCAAGTACTCCAAAAGGTTCATTTAAATAGTTGCGTTTTTGATTTGCTGAAGTCAAATTTCCATAATCCGGTGCACACATCATGGAAAGGAAATCATTTTGTCCACTTTCAGCCAACCATTTTTTGTTCATGTCCACGTACGTATCATTCAAgtctataaaatgctgcaaaatgcaaatatacatatctgtatgtacatataatggtacatatgtatataaagttctGGTTTCCACTTTCAACAaccagtataaataaatataaatcaacgCACTGTAAATCTTTCCTCTTCCTTGACTTTTTCTTGCAAAActtaatatgtatactataatatTGACCTGAAATACCATACCTATGTAAAAAACGATCTCGGAATGAgggaaattgtattatatagcggtgaccatagatgtagaataacctagatatgccattacatacaaatttcgttggagatcttgtcgccactaactgaggggtgcgggggtttaactagcggggaagtggtgaaaaaaaaggtcgacgcagcggtcggcagtggtcagcaaccagtttatgtacatgcactgaagttttattttatttatagctttattttattggacactccgcgtgacagtaaaccaaactaataaagccatattaagaaaaaaatatttagctatacacactatattaaactacaaatgtatgttactataataaaaccatcattaactattacaatatctaaacattagtaacttccacaaggatcaatcttaaagctgacactttaatatttagttcattgtttgtagttttaaacttaatgtcgatttctgaatttccttcagtgccaacaagatatacgcATGCATTTAGTGACACCcaggttgtcga
This window contains:
- the LOC143919460 gene encoding uncharacterized protein LOC143919460 codes for the protein MEFFPYDVKELFKQIESKPNLWNRSAHEYRNKEAREHDWKAIYTHFEPNFDKMNRLDQKEIGECIMTKWNYIRASFMRTVKHGPPTRRPYVYYDHLKFLLKSDVKAIDAPHLDNNDDTLEQIPEKKLKVSPFLDEDTEIF
- the Pomp gene encoding proteasome maturation protein — its product is MDMEPSLKSNSEQISGELELPDRMTYGIPSNKHKLSHAHPLEASESNYMKSQQQLNFHMLQRVQGIHAPLKLKMEQKIVKKIGRLPFLESSNALFDSLTGRDLDIGFEDIYNTMEFREHLYQPHAVMEKSLGLL
- the LOC143918562 gene encoding uncharacterized protein LOC143918562, with the protein product MSMNRNQIQRLRSDSGIVSGSRSPNLDGNIDELGETTTNAEEYLCKSPSKNGVINKRSQIFNFSQINSESGDHYNEWIPMLTNQNQIQRPRSDSGTVSKSGLPNVDGNSDKLCETSFSNPT